In the Sandaracinus amylolyticus genome, GTGAGCGGGCTCGAGCTCGAGGATCTGCCCACGCGCGCGGTGCCGTCGAACGCGCCGATCCGCGCGGTCTCGCTCTCGGACGACGGCATCGTCGTGCCGATCGAGGTGTTCGAGCCGCTGCCCGAGACCGGCGTGCGCCCGCGCGCCTCGAGCGCATCGAGCACCGCGATCGTGCGACCTCGGAGGACGTGGATCGAGCGGGTGATGCGCGCAGTTGCGCGCGTGCTGCTCATTCGTTGAAGAGAGCCAACAATACGCGCTCGTGCGGGCCCTACGCGGGCGAGCGCTGCTCGGCGATCACACCGCGCGCGACGAGCGCGTCGATGGCGTCGTCGCTCATCGCGAGGCGCTCGTGCAGCACCTCGCGCGTGTGCGCGCCCAGCGCTCCGCCGGGCCACTCGGTGCGTCCCGGCGTGCCGTCGAGCTTGGGCGCGATCGCGGGGATCGTGAGCGAGCGTCCGTCGATCTCGACCTGCTCGAGCATGCCGCGCGCGCGCAGCTGCGGATCGTGCAGGAGGTCGCGCGCGTCCTGGATCGGGCCCGCGGGCACGGCCGCGTCCTCGAGCACGCGCACGATCTCGTCGGCGGTGCGGGTGCGCGTCCACACGGCGATCGCCTCGTCGAGCTCGCGCTGTCGCGCGACGCGCGCCGGGTTGCCGCGCAGCCCTTCGAGATCGGGGCGCTCGATCGCGCGCATCAGGCGCTGGAAGTTGGACTCGCTGTTCGCGCCGATGACGACCCACTTGCCGTCGCGGGTCGGGTAGGTGTTCGACGGGACGATGCCGGTGACGGTCGTGCCCGCGCGCTCGCGCACCACGCCGCGATCGGCTTCGGGGATCATCGACTCGAGCACGCTCACGATCGACTCCGTGAGCGCGACGTCGATGGTCTGTCCGGTGCCGCCCTGTGCGTCGCGCTCGTAGAGCGCCATCACGATGCCGAGCGCGGCGTGGATCCCGGCGAGCGAGTCGCCGAGGCTCACGTTCGCGCGTGCCGGCGGGCGATCGGGGAACCCGGTGACCGAGCGGAGCCCGCCGACCGCCTCCGCGACCGACGCGTAGCCCGGCCGGTGCGCGTGCGGGCCCGTCTGCCCGAAGCCCGACACGCGCGCGTACACGAGGCGCGGATTCGCGGCGCGCAGATCGTCGGGGCCGAGCCCCCACTGCTCCATCGTGCCGGGCCGGAAGTTCTCGATCAGCACGTCGCTCGTCGCCGCGAGCTCCTTCACGAGCGCGCGCCCTTCGTCCCGGCGCAGATCGATCACGACGCTGCGCTTGTTGCGCGCGAGGCTGCGCCACCACAGCGACGTGCCGTCCTCGACCACGCGCCAGGTGCGGATCGGATCGCCGCCCGGCGGCTCGACCTTGATCACGTCGGCGCCGAAGTATCCGAGCATCGTCGCGGCCCAGGGCCCCGCGAGGAGCTGGCCGAGCTCGAGCACGCGCACTCCGTCGAGCGGGCGTCGCGTCACCAGCGACCCTGGATGCGCTGCATGAAGTCGTAGGGATAGCCGAGCTCGAACGCGCTCGCGTCGTCGAGCTTCTTCATCGCGTCCGCGGGCAGGCGCAGGCCGGTCGCGGCGAGGTTGCCCTTCAGCTGACCGATCGTGCGCGCGCCGAAGATCACCGACGTGACGGTGGGCTTCGCGAGCAACCACGCGAGCGACACCGCGGTGGGCGTGGTGCCGAGCTCGCGCGCGATCTGCTTCACCGCGTCGACGGTGCGCCAGCCGCGCTCGTCGTCGAAGCGCGCGAAGCTCGAGGTCCAGCGCGACGACGCGAAGCGCGATCCCTCGCCCGCGCCCCGACCGCGCTCGTACTTGCCGCTGAGGAACCCTCCGGCGAGCGGCGACCACGGCAGGATCCCGAGCCCGAACTTCTCGCAGAGCGGCACGTGCTCGCGCTCGAGATCGCGCACCAGCAGCGAGTACTGCGCCTGCAGCGACACGAAGCGCTCGAGGCGCCGCACGTCGCTCGTCCAGAGGCTCTCGACGAGTCGATACGCCGCGTAGTTGCTGCAGCCGAGGTAGAGCACCTTGCCCGCGCGCACGAGATCGTCGAGCGCGCGCAGCGTCTCTTCCTCGGGCACCTCCACGTCCTGCATGTGGATCTGGTAGAGGTCGATGCGATCCGTCTGCAGGCGACGCAGGCTGTCCTCGACGGTGCGCACTATGCGCAGGCGTGACGCGCCGGTCCCGTTCGGGCCCTCGCCCATGCGGAATCGGAACTTCGTCGCGAGCACGATGCGATCGCGGGTACCGCGCTCCTTCGTCCATCGACCGACGATGCGCTCGCTCAGGCCGTCCTGGCCGTAGACGTCGGCGGTGTCGATGAAGTTGACGCCCGCATCGAGCGCGGCGTCCATGATGGCGAAGCTGGTCTCCTCGCTCGCGCCGACGCCGTGCATGAACGACTTCTCGTCGGGCTCGCCGAACGTCATCGCTCCGAGACAGAGCTCGGAGACCTTCACCCCGCTCGAACCGAGACGGCGATATTCCATCGTGTCCTCCCCGCGGTGGGTCGCGCCTACCTGCGGCGCTCGCGCGGAGAGGTCAAGCACCGGGCGCGCGTCACCTCATGCGATGACGCGCGCCCCGGTCTCGGAGGTCAGCGCGCGCGCAGATACGCGCGGTCGGTCTCGATGGTGCCCGCGCTGCTCGTGGCCTCGGGGCGGATCACCGGGCGCGTGGGGCTGATGTCGTCGTCGACGTTGTAGCGCGGGCCCGCGACCCACTCGCCCGGCGTGATCGCGGGATCGCTCGTGTTGCCGCCCGGCGTGTAGCCGGTGGCGAGGTTGTGCTCGGTGAGCGCGGGCAGATCGGTGCGCCACGGCGAGTCCGCGGGGAGCAGCTGCGTCGCGCTCGTCGGTCCGTGCGCGAGGTGCGACCACTCGATGAACGACGCGTCGTACCAGCGGGTCGGCAGACCGAGCACGAGGATCGACGCGAGGCCGGTCACCATCGAGCGCACGTTGGTGCGGCAGTAGTGGATGTACGTGAGGTTCGGGGCGAGCGCGGCCTGCGCGTCGAAGATCGCGCGCAGCTCCGACTTCGGGAGGAACCGGAAGCCACCCTCGGCGTTCGTGAGCAGCTGGGTCCACGGCACGGTGCGCGCGCCGCGGATGCGTCCTTCGAAGAGCGGCGAGCAACGCGAGTTGGTGCCGGTGCCGGTGTAGCTCGCGCAGTCGCGGCGACCGCTGTTCGTCGCCTTGGGCAGGCCGAGCGCCTCCGCGCCGCCGCGCGCATCGAGCACGCGGTACGCGGGATCCGCGTCGCGCACGATCGGGATGAGCTCGCCCACGTGCACCACGAGCGTCGTGTGATCGCGGCGCAGATCGCTCACCCGCGTGGTGCCGTCGTCGGGGGGCGTCGTCGCGGCGGTCTCGGCGACCGGCAGGCCTTCGTTCGTGCCGTTCCAGTCGAGGGTGCCGTTCAGCACCGCGAGGTGCTCGGGCTCGGTGCCCCAGTACGCGAGCCAGAGCCAGCCGCGACCGAGCTGCTGCACGGCGCCGCCCGTCGTGCCGGGGAGCTGCTCGAAGACCCACACCACGAGGTCGCGCCGCGGATCGATGCGGTAACGCTGGAGGAACGCGTCGGTGCTCTCGCCGCGCGGGATCTCCGCCTCGATCGAGGAGAGCCCGCTGTCGCGCTCCTCGAGCAGCGAGGCCTGGGGCACGTCGTAGGTGCGCACGCCCGCCGACACCGGCGAGACGTGCAGGCGCGACGTCGCGCCGGTCGGGACGATCTGGAGGATCACGAGGTCCCCCGTGATCGCGGCGGGGCGCGTCGCGGCCCAGTCGCGCACCCAGCGCCCGAGCGTCGCGCCGGTGATCAGACCGTAGGTGTTCGTCGCGTAGTCGGCGGCGGACTCGCGCGCGAGATCGGCTGCGGTCGCGACCTGCACGTCGTCGCCGGTCGACGCGTCGGTGCCGGCGTCGACCGTCGCGTCGAGCGCGATCTCGCCCGCGTCCTCCTCGACCTCGCCTGCGTCTTCCTCGACCTCGAGGGCCGCGTCGCGTCCTGCGTCGGTCGCGGTCGATGCATCGCGATCGTCCTCGTTCACATCGTCGTCGCCTCCACACGCGCTGCACGTCAGCGCGAGGACGAACGAGACAGAGCGCAGTGCGGACGAACGAGCACGAGCCATGGTGAAGACCTCCATCGGTGCGCGCCGCCGAGCACGCCGCGTTCCATGCGCGCGCAGCGCAGATCGCCGGCGAGCCGCGATCGATCACGGGCGCGCCGTGATCGATCGCGGTCCGCCCGTGATCGGTCAGACTGATCGGGTGATCCGTCGTGTCGTCCCGCTCCTCGCGCTCGCGTCGCTCCTCGCGCTGCCGGGCTGTTTCACCGAGTCTCCCGCCGCGCTCGCCGACACCCAGGGCGTGCTCGTCGGATGGACGTGCGAGCACGGCGACTGCGAGGTCGAGCCGCGCACCGCGACCGTCGATCCGCCGGCGTGCGGCGAGCGCGACCAGTGGGTCGTCGGCGCCGGCGCGATCGCGATCCTCTGCGCCGCCACCGAGAGCGACGGGGGCGAGCTGACGGTGCACGAGGCGACGTGCCGTCCGCTCGCGTGCGACGACGAGCTCGACTGCCCGCAGTGGGAAGATCTCGTCTACGGCTGCGACGGCGGCGTGTGCACCACCGATCGCTTCGACCTCGACGTGCTCGACGTGCGCGCCGCGTGCCTGCGTGGCGTGCCGCGCGCCCCGACCTGTGCGCTGCAGGACGAGGATCCGGCGACGATCGATCGCAGCGCGCTCGCGACCAACGCGTGCCCCGGCGAGGGCCCGTGCGAGCTCCCGGAGGCGTGCCTCGAATGAGCGACTCGAACGATCGCGGCGCGGCGATCGGCGCGGTGCTCGTGGGCGCCGCGCTCGGGCTGCTCCTCGGACTGCGCTTCGGTCCGCTCGCCGGGATCGTGATCGCGCTCGTCGTCGCGATCGCGCTCCATCTCCTCAAGACACGCCGCACCCGCCGCCGTCGCGCGCTCGCGCGCACGCCGTTCCCCGCGTCGATGCGCGCCGTGCTCGAAGCGCGCGTCGAGTACTACCAGCGGCTCTCGCCCTCGGAGCGACGGCGCTTCGAGGACGAGGTGCGCTTCTTCCTCGACGAGCAGACGATCACCGGCCCACGCGGCGCCGCGCTCGGCGAGCGCCTGCGCGTGCTCGTCGCGGCGTCGGCGGTGATCGTCGTGTTCGGTCGTCGCGGGTTCCGCTATCCGAAGCTGCGCGACGTGGTCGTGTACGACGAGGCCTTCGACGAGGAGTACCGAGAGGGCCACGCCAAGCACATCCTCGGCATGGTGCACGGGCAGGGGCCGATCCTCTTCTCGGCGCGCGCGCTCGAGCAGGGATTCGCGAACACGCGCGACGGACTGAACGTCGGTGTTCACGAGTTCGCGCACGTCCTCGACTTCGACACCGGGCAGGCGGACGGAGTGCCGAGCTTCATGCCGTGGAACAGCGTCACGCCCTGGCTCTCGGTCATGCACGACGAGGCGCAGCGCATCGAGCGACGGCGATCCATCCTTCGTGGATACGCGACCACGAACGAAGCGGAGTTCTTCGCGGTCGCCACCGAAGCGTTCTTCGAACGACCGAGGGCGATGCGAGACAAGCACCCCGAGCTCTACGCGCTCCTGCGCGACACCTTCGGACAGGATCCTGCTGCGTCGCCCAGCGAGCCGCAGCGAGGTGACGCGTGACGCCGCGCGCGCGCTTCGCGTTCGATCCGCGCACGATCGACGCCGCGAGCCTCCGGCGCGAGCTGCACGGGCACTACTGGACGTTCGGCAGCTTCGTGCGCGGCGTGGTGCGTCCCGAGCGTCCACTCGTCGACGTTCCGTTCTCGACGACGCTGATCGATCCCATCTCGGGGCCGCTCGCGCTCGACGGACGGCTCGCGGTGCCCGAGGGCGGCGCGCGCGAGGCGGTCGTCGTGCTGCACGGGCTCGGTGGCGACGTCACGAGCCGCTACATGCTGCTCGCCGCGCGCGCGGTGCTCGACGCCGGCATGGCGTGCCTGCGCCTCCACATGCGCGGCGCCGATCGCAAGGGCGCGGACGTCTATCACGCGGGGCTCACCGAGGATCTCGATGCGGCGCTCCGGAGCGAGGCGCTCGCCGGATACGAGCGCCTCTACGTGATCGGCTACTCGCTCGGCGGTCACGTGACGCTGCGCTGGGCCGCAGGGCATGCGCTCGAGCATCCGCGTGTGCGCGCCGTCGCGGCGATCTGTCCGCCGATCGATCTCGCCGCGGGCGTGCGCGCGATCCAGCGGCTCGATCGACGCCCCTACCAGTTCCACGTGCTGCGCGGGCTCAAGGACCAGTACGCCGCGGTCGCCGCGCGTCACGGCGAGCGCACGCGCGTCGCGCCGATCCCGGTCGAGCAGGTGCGGCGCATCCGCACGATCCTCGAGTGGGACGAGTGGGTGATCGCGCCGCGCTACGGATTCCGTAGCGCCGAGCACTACTACGAGCAGGCCGCGGTCGCCCCGCACCTGCGCGCGATCGAGAAGCCCGCGCTCTTCGTCGCGGCCGACGCGGATCCGATGATCCCCGAGATGACGGTGCGTCCCGGGCTCGCGCGCATCAGCGAGCACGTGCGCGTGGTGTGGACCGGGCGCGGCGGGCACGTGGGGTTCCCCGACGACGTCTCGCTCGGGCTCGCGCCGCGTCGCGACGGCGATCTCGGCGTCGAGCCCGAGGTCGTCGCGTGGCTGCGCGCGCA is a window encoding:
- a CDS encoding CaiB/BaiF CoA transferase family protein — protein: MTRRPLDGVRVLELGQLLAGPWAATMLGYFGADVIKVEPPGGDPIRTWRVVEDGTSLWWRSLARNKRSVVIDLRRDEGRALVKELAATSDVLIENFRPGTMEQWGLGPDDLRAANPRLVYARVSGFGQTGPHAHRPGYASVAEAVGGLRSVTGFPDRPPARANVSLGDSLAGIHAALGIVMALYERDAQGGTGQTIDVALTESIVSVLESMIPEADRGVVRERAGTTVTGIVPSNTYPTRDGKWVVIGANSESNFQRLMRAIERPDLEGLRGNPARVARQRELDEAIAVWTRTRTADEIVRVLEDAAVPAGPIQDARDLLHDPQLRARGMLEQVEIDGRSLTIPAIAPKLDGTPGRTEWPGGALGAHTREVLHERLAMSDDAIDALVARGVIAEQRSPA
- a CDS encoding aldo/keto reductase, with product MEYRRLGSSGVKVSELCLGAMTFGEPDEKSFMHGVGASEETSFAIMDAALDAGVNFIDTADVYGQDGLSERIVGRWTKERGTRDRIVLATKFRFRMGEGPNGTGASRLRIVRTVEDSLRRLQTDRIDLYQIHMQDVEVPEEETLRALDDLVRAGKVLYLGCSNYAAYRLVESLWTSDVRRLERFVSLQAQYSLLVRDLEREHVPLCEKFGLGILPWSPLAGGFLSGKYERGRGAGEGSRFASSRWTSSFARFDDERGWRTVDAVKQIARELGTTPTAVSLAWLLAKPTVTSVIFGARTIGQLKGNLAATGLRLPADAMKKLDDASAFELGYPYDFMQRIQGRW
- a CDS encoding zinc-dependent peptidase; translation: MSDSNDRGAAIGAVLVGAALGLLLGLRFGPLAGIVIALVVAIALHLLKTRRTRRRRALARTPFPASMRAVLEARVEYYQRLSPSERRRFEDEVRFFLDEQTITGPRGAALGERLRVLVAASAVIVVFGRRGFRYPKLRDVVVYDEAFDEEYREGHAKHILGMVHGQGPILFSARALEQGFANTRDGLNVGVHEFAHVLDFDTGQADGVPSFMPWNSVTPWLSVMHDEAQRIERRRSILRGYATTNEAEFFAVATEAFFERPRAMRDKHPELYALLRDTFGQDPAASPSEPQRGDA
- a CDS encoding YheT family hydrolase, producing the protein MTPRARFAFDPRTIDAASLRRELHGHYWTFGSFVRGVVRPERPLVDVPFSTTLIDPISGPLALDGRLAVPEGGAREAVVVLHGLGGDVTSRYMLLAARAVLDAGMACLRLHMRGADRKGADVYHAGLTEDLDAALRSEALAGYERLYVIGYSLGGHVTLRWAAGHALEHPRVRAVAAICPPIDLAAGVRAIQRLDRRPYQFHVLRGLKDQYAAVAARHGERTRVAPIPVEQVRRIRTILEWDEWVIAPRYGFRSAEHYYEQAAVAPHLRAIEKPALFVAADADPMIPEMTVRPGLARISEHVRVVWTGRGGHVGFPDDVSLGLAPRRDGDLGVEPEVVAWLRAQS